One Phycisphaerae bacterium RAS2 DNA window includes the following coding sequences:
- a CDS encoding tRNA pseudouridine synthase C, with protein MKHRPAPRHRSPHARFRAASADEVEAPRRKTEPAADVLFQDEHFIIVNKSPGAWLDESLDDSPCVLQELVAAGKIDNADGIQPVYPLEPGLSGVAIFAQTPRAIEASDQLILADGLRLTCRAIVQAHLLTREGVIPGAVPQRLRTGSALRYLDTYAREPRTAWTLVDALVAFAVIDCLPFPAYPSLVRAHLELAGMPLAVDPAFGGSRALLLSSFKAGYHPSKRHAERPLIARTSLHVHRIEFPHPFTHEEICITAEPPKDFRATLHQLDRFGRIARA; from the coding sequence ATGAAGCATCGGCCCGCCCCCCGTCATCGTTCACCTCACGCCCGGTTCCGCGCGGCTTCCGCTGATGAAGTCGAAGCCCCGCGCCGAAAGACCGAGCCGGCGGCGGACGTGCTGTTTCAGGATGAGCATTTCATCATCGTCAACAAGTCGCCCGGCGCCTGGCTTGACGAATCGCTCGATGATTCGCCCTGCGTGCTCCAGGAATTGGTCGCCGCGGGAAAGATTGACAACGCCGACGGTATCCAACCGGTCTATCCGCTCGAACCGGGGCTTAGCGGCGTAGCAATCTTTGCTCAAACGCCGCGCGCCATCGAGGCTTCGGACCAATTGATTCTCGCCGACGGTCTTCGCTTGACTTGCCGCGCGATCGTCCAGGCACATCTTTTGACGCGTGAAGGTGTCATCCCGGGCGCGGTACCGCAGCGACTTCGGACAGGCTCCGCGCTGCGATACCTGGACACCTACGCCCGCGAGCCGCGTACCGCCTGGACGCTTGTCGACGCGCTGGTCGCATTCGCTGTGATCGACTGCCTGCCGTTCCCGGCGTATCCGTCGCTCGTTCGGGCGCATCTGGAACTGGCGGGCATGCCGCTGGCCGTCGATCCTGCGTTTGGCGGCTCACGCGCGCTTCTGCTGTCATCGTTCAAGGCCGGCTACCATCCCAGCAAGCGCCACGCCGAGCGCCCGCTGATTGCGCGCACAAGCCTCCATGTGCACCGGATCGAATTCCCGCATCCGTTCACGCACGAAGAAATCTGCATCACGGCCGAGCCGCCGAAGGATTTTCGCGCTACACTGCACCAACTGGACCGTTTCGGCCGCATCGCCCGCGCATGA
- a CDS encoding Formylglycine-generating sulfatase enzyme, protein MKLVQRAMFFLAIAGFVTVHPAPAQLVETVQVGNAGNAGDTRFPNAGAPNIGKVDYDFRISKFEVTAKQYTMFLNAVAASDPHGLYNPSMGNTTGGVVSGANIQRSGKPGSYTYSVPDDWADRPVNYVSWGDAARFANWLQNGQPTGPQSLTTTEDGAYHLNGATSIAQLMAVTRRPTAAWAIPTESEWYKAAYHKNDGLGSNYWNYPTASNNTPSSVLGNPSDPGNNATFSNPGMTIGPPYYRTVVGSHENSESPYGTFDQGGNVWEWNETAFASLNRGIRGGGYESIHSDLYAALRNYTRPTTEAHYIGFRIVGIPEPSTAVLLIAVTAFTRRRRRQPVRN, encoded by the coding sequence ATGAAGTTAGTTCAACGAGCGATGTTTTTTCTGGCCATCGCGGGCTTCGTGACTGTCCATCCGGCGCCGGCTCAATTGGTCGAGACCGTGCAGGTGGGCAACGCGGGCAACGCAGGCGACACGCGCTTTCCGAATGCCGGCGCGCCGAACATAGGAAAGGTCGATTACGATTTCAGGATCAGCAAATTCGAAGTGACCGCAAAGCAATACACGATGTTTCTTAACGCGGTCGCGGCCTCGGACCCGCACGGGTTGTACAACCCAAGCATGGGGAACACGACCGGGGGAGTTGTTTCCGGCGCAAACATTCAACGAAGCGGCAAGCCGGGTAGCTACACCTACAGCGTTCCGGACGACTGGGCCGACCGCCCGGTGAATTATGTCTCGTGGGGAGACGCCGCGCGATTCGCAAACTGGCTGCAAAACGGGCAGCCGACTGGGCCGCAAAGTCTGACTACGACCGAGGATGGCGCTTACCACCTCAATGGTGCGACGTCGATTGCGCAGTTAATGGCCGTTACGCGCAGGCCCACCGCAGCCTGGGCCATCCCGACCGAAAGCGAGTGGTACAAAGCTGCCTATCACAAGAATGACGGCCTTGGGAGCAACTACTGGAATTATCCGACCGCAAGCAATAACACTCCCAGCAGTGTTTTGGGGAACCCTTCCGATCCGGGGAACAACGCAACCTTTTCCAATCCAGGAATGACGATCGGCCCGCCGTACTATCGAACGGTCGTTGGCTCGCATGAGAATTCCGAGAGTCCTTACGGAACCTTTGATCAAGGCGGCAACGTATGGGAGTGGAACGAAACAGCTTTTGCCAGCTTGAATCGCGGAATTCGTGGCGGGGGCTATGAAAGCATTCATTCGGACCTCTACGCAGCGCTTCGCAATTACACCCGCCCCACGACGGAAGCACACTACATCGGGTTCCGCATCGTCGGTATTCCCGAGCCTTCGACGGCGGTGCTTCTGATCGCGGTCACAGCCTTCACGCGTCGCCGTAGGCGCCAACCAGTCCGAAACTAA
- the mdh_1 gene encoding Malate dehydrogenase encodes MRRAKITVIGAGNVGATCAHWAAAKELGDVVLLDIVEGMPQGKGLDLRQASPIERFDSNIVGTNNYADTAGSDIVIITSGIARKPGMSRDDLLNTNMKIVRSVSEEAVKHSPDAVFIVVSNPLDAMVQTCWKATKLPTHKVLGQAGVLDTARYRTFISMELGCSVEDITAVLMGGHGDDMVPLPRYTSVGGIPVTELIPREKLDAIVKRTRDGGAEIVGLLKTGSAYYAPAAATVQMAEAIIKDKKRILPCAAYCKEEYGVGGYFVGVPCVLGSKGMEKVIQLKLDADERKLFEASVSHVKELVAWVEKNWA; translated from the coding sequence ATGCGACGCGCCAAGATTACCGTCATCGGAGCCGGAAACGTCGGAGCCACCTGCGCCCACTGGGCCGCCGCCAAGGAACTCGGCGACGTCGTGCTGCTGGATATCGTCGAGGGCATGCCGCAGGGCAAAGGGCTGGACCTCCGCCAGGCCTCGCCCATCGAGCGTTTTGATTCGAACATCGTCGGCACCAACAACTACGCCGACACCGCCGGCAGCGACATCGTCATCATCACGTCGGGAATCGCCCGAAAGCCCGGCATGAGCCGCGACGACCTGCTCAACACGAACATGAAGATCGTGCGGTCGGTCAGCGAGGAGGCGGTCAAGCACAGCCCCGACGCCGTGTTCATCGTCGTCTCCAATCCGCTCGACGCCATGGTGCAGACCTGCTGGAAGGCGACCAAACTGCCGACGCACAAGGTGCTGGGCCAGGCCGGCGTGCTGGACACGGCCCGCTACCGCACGTTCATCAGCATGGAGCTTGGTTGCAGCGTCGAGGACATCACCGCCGTGCTGATGGGCGGCCATGGCGACGACATGGTGCCCCTGCCGCGGTACACGTCGGTCGGCGGCATCCCGGTGACGGAGTTGATCCCGCGCGAAAAACTCGATGCCATTGTGAAGCGCACGCGCGACGGCGGCGCGGAGATTGTCGGCCTGCTAAAGACCGGCAGCGCCTATTACGCCCCGGCCGCGGCGACGGTTCAGATGGCCGAGGCGATCATCAAGGACAAGAAGCGAATTCTTCCCTGCGCTGCGTATTGCAAGGAGGAGTACGGCGTCGGCGGGTATTTCGTCGGCGTGCCGTGCGTGCTGGGCAGCAAGGGCATGGAAAAGGTCATCCAACTCAAGCTGGATGCCGACGAGCGGAAGCTGTTCGAGGCCAGCGTGTCGCACGTGAAAGAACTGGTCGCGTGGGTGGAGAAAAATTGGGCATGA
- a CDS encoding EamA-like transporter family protein encodes MTLISWGTVLLFLKHLAGHIDAWTANGWRYSIAAVFWLPILLMGWRRGDLPERLWRRALIPAAFNIAGQVLYAFAPYYIGPGLAGFLLRVSLISSTAGALILFVDERPLARSGTFWMGMALVAGGTIGTVLMGTTPLSGAGGFGIVMALLSGAFFGLYGVSVRYCMRGVPSLTAFSVISLLTALGMVALMIPMGRRHGLEVLDLSAMNWSLLIVSALVGIAAGHTCYYAAITRLGVAVSTAIVQISPFLTAIGGAILFGEQLTAGQWVSGFVMLGGAWLLLRAEQARHAKLEEPTGSEQLPAAPLEDAGPAAALALERVEASLPARGHRSK; translated from the coding sequence ATGACGCTGATCAGTTGGGGCACGGTCCTGCTGTTCCTCAAGCATTTGGCCGGTCACATCGATGCCTGGACGGCCAACGGCTGGCGATACAGCATCGCGGCGGTGTTCTGGCTGCCGATCCTGCTGATGGGTTGGCGGCGCGGAGACCTGCCCGAGCGTTTGTGGCGGCGCGCCCTCATTCCGGCCGCTTTCAATATCGCGGGGCAAGTGCTTTATGCGTTCGCGCCGTATTACATCGGTCCGGGGCTGGCAGGATTCCTGCTGCGCGTGTCGCTGATCTCGTCGACGGCCGGCGCGTTGATACTGTTTGTGGATGAGCGTCCCCTGGCGCGAAGCGGTACTTTTTGGATGGGTATGGCGCTGGTGGCCGGGGGCACGATCGGGACCGTCCTGATGGGGACGACGCCGTTGAGCGGGGCGGGCGGATTCGGAATTGTGATGGCCCTGCTATCGGGCGCATTCTTCGGGCTGTATGGCGTGTCGGTGCGCTATTGCATGCGCGGCGTGCCGTCGCTCACGGCGTTTTCAGTTATTTCGCTGTTGACGGCGCTGGGAATGGTCGCCCTTATGATTCCCATGGGGCGTCGGCACGGATTGGAGGTGCTGGACCTTTCCGCGATGAATTGGTCTCTGTTGATTGTCTCGGCACTGGTAGGAATCGCGGCCGGGCACACGTGCTATTATGCCGCGATCACGCGACTGGGCGTCGCCGTCAGCACGGCGATCGTGCAGATATCACCGTTTCTGACGGCGATCGGTGGGGCAATCCTGTTCGGTGAACAGCTGACTGCGGGTCAATGGGTCAGCGGATTCGTGATGCTCGGAGGCGCGTGGCTTTTGCTCCGGGCAGAACAGGCGCGGCACGCGAAGCTCGAAGAGCCGACGGGGTCGGAGCAGTTGCCCGCCGCCCCGTTGGAAGATGCCGGTCCGGCCGCAGCCTTGGCGCTGGAGCGCGTCGAGGCCTCGTTGCCGGCACGGGGGCATCGCTCGAAATGA
- the pknB_4 gene encoding Serine/threonine-protein kinase PknB, translating into MANEPKAVGNKTGAGSGSAAGQRSGAGAHSSIGRMVIDARLATSEEVQAVLVKQKKLREEGKDATLSELLVKYGIVTATQLKRLMNPADDSVSQSLQQIPGFQIMQRIGAGAMASVYKAKQLSLDRIVAIKILPKRLSEDPEFVARFYKEGRAAAKLNHNNIVQAIDVGEYAGYHYFVMEFVDGKTVYDILAERRVYLEKDALAVTIQIARALEHAHARGFIHRDVKPKNIMITRDGNAKLADMGLAREAGDEAAAEAEKGRAYGTPYYISPEQVRGVKDVDFRADIYSLGATLYHMITGRVPFDGTTPGQIMQKHLKEPLVPPDHLNTNISTGLGEVVERAMAKDRNKRYASTTDMLQDLERVARGEAPLQAREGVADSLLKGLGAGEVDETYETGRADGAARASSNPALIAAVIAEGVLILILVIALIVK; encoded by the coding sequence ATGGCGAACGAACCCAAAGCAGTTGGCAACAAAACGGGCGCAGGCAGCGGCAGCGCCGCCGGCCAGCGCAGCGGCGCGGGTGCACACAGTTCCATCGGCCGCATGGTGATCGACGCGCGCCTCGCCACCTCGGAAGAAGTTCAGGCGGTTCTCGTCAAGCAGAAGAAACTCCGCGAAGAGGGCAAGGATGCCACGCTTTCGGAACTGCTCGTCAAGTATGGAATCGTGACGGCCACCCAGCTCAAGCGGCTGATGAACCCGGCCGACGATTCGGTGTCGCAGTCGCTCCAGCAGATTCCCGGGTTTCAAATCATGCAGCGGATCGGCGCGGGCGCGATGGCCAGCGTGTACAAAGCCAAACAGCTCTCGCTCGACCGCATCGTCGCGATCAAAATTCTTCCGAAACGGCTAAGCGAGGACCCGGAATTCGTCGCACGGTTTTACAAAGAGGGCCGCGCCGCCGCGAAGTTGAACCACAACAACATCGTGCAGGCGATCGACGTCGGCGAGTACGCCGGCTACCACTATTTCGTGATGGAGTTCGTCGACGGCAAGACGGTGTACGACATTCTCGCCGAGCGGCGCGTGTATCTGGAGAAGGACGCGCTGGCGGTGACCATTCAGATTGCCCGCGCGTTGGAACATGCTCATGCGCGCGGCTTCATCCACCGCGACGTGAAGCCAAAAAACATCATGATCACCCGCGACGGCAACGCGAAGCTGGCCGACATGGGTCTGGCGCGGGAGGCCGGTGACGAGGCGGCAGCCGAGGCGGAAAAGGGCCGGGCCTATGGCACGCCGTACTACATCTCGCCGGAGCAGGTGCGCGGCGTGAAAGATGTCGATTTTCGGGCGGACATTTATTCGCTGGGCGCGACGTTGTATCACATGATCACGGGTCGCGTGCCGTTTGACGGAACGACGCCGGGTCAGATCATGCAGAAGCATCTGAAAGAACCGCTCGTCCCACCGGATCATCTCAACACGAACATCTCGACGGGTCTGGGAGAGGTCGTGGAGCGCGCCATGGCGAAGGATCGCAACAAGCGCTATGCGTCGACGACCGACATGCTGCAGGATCTGGAACGTGTCGCGCGGGGCGAGGCGCCGCTCCAGGCACGGGAGGGGGTGGCCGACAGCCTGCTTAAGGGCCTCGGCGCAGGCGAAGTGGATGAAACTTACGAAACAGGTCGCGCTGACGGCGCCGCGCGGGCCTCGTCAAACCCGGCACTGATTGCGGCCGTCATTGCCGAGGGCGTGTTGATACTGATTCTGGTGATTGCGCTGATCGTCAAGTAG
- a CDS encoding putative MscS family protein.1 precursor, translated as MRMRYSWSWCFFVALPTIQAVAQSPATQPADPPVELRTTTTLRDAASITASLESLRAELQALAPTSKPATSQPTTRPDAELPSRLDGWRIELWQALTELDAQLSELLRLTQSLDTTSTDSDVQALTEQISEWKSLTEQMVDHPIPDDVTDALIAERTQFYEEYQKRLDEINNTVAQQEALIKDGFLAQRDRLKADLARASTLRDSLLASYELDLKAADSESLREIVMARRRAASARVAALETSRQAIELKEKSTQKELERNRLRAEALRPLVAALRERLARLNEEKSRSQTDKLRRLLDSDTISGTRKEYIRLQLLCAERLGQLHQTVDPDLLERCSESEVADLTTNLTRDKQYWEQFTDSLARRSAADVLSAHIQANREEEAARRYLGRLLAQIDQTISEQRAIEDLERAALEAFDLQVTAFRSLAAGATDAETIKLSQDVGQLRIDLRNEHEELLSRQQLILERLRKAQDLARRRVQLCEQAVSRLYWSHLITRGPHYFDMRRYDALTAETAAMGAGALGAAARQAWDSTQAQSRTMQRGDWIVVVLSLLANLLMALWLVRRLHSLRAPEPAASLPPSADAASEPEPLTFVQRLVPQVGRFLQRSVPWLLLGSMIGTLIVTLGLTGLPAQVGYALVSLWSGLWLANTILLIAFWAPKTRFRVIPCSGVVARHYLRWGRVLLTLAVLFLVPGRILSAAQILPTTAALLNEWFKFSATIAFFCFLIRRETVLSVWPRNLRGRFAGTLTTLHAIYPAIVLFVLGLIFCRVVGYTALADYLSTGAVSTVLLLLAASVVYQFFRETLIRIAARIRETHDELAATSPATPTHTAPAPAPNQAEVSPTLPTDKLPSIIRLPLSIAKWTLALTALVSALTIWGIRPYEIKRLLDFGLWEHSGQPVTLWRIGGAALAVFAAVVVSRGIRQTLQTRFYPAHPGIDVGAQAAIDTLLHYVITFIGVYVGLSTLRLDLGALAVLFGGLGLGIGLGLQSLIVNFISGLLILFERHIKVGDIVMLQDKQGEVVSVNMRSTTLRTPDGLFMIVPNGEFINQKVENWTLKRDPIRGLLVVGVAYSADPKAVRQTLLEIAEAEPRVLFDPPPEVHFLGFGDSSLNFQIAAWYRTPGDRWYGMIDMRYAIMKRFADAKIEIPFPQRDLHVRNAYLDVRLRHEHGSADAPMEPPKPPSP; from the coding sequence ATGCGAATGCGATACTCATGGTCATGGTGCTTTTTTGTCGCACTGCCGACGATTCAGGCTGTCGCGCAATCTCCTGCGACTCAACCTGCTGATCCTCCGGTCGAGTTGCGTACGACGACAACGCTGCGCGACGCCGCTTCGATTACGGCATCCCTCGAATCCTTGCGCGCCGAATTGCAGGCGCTGGCTCCCACGTCCAAACCGGCCACCTCGCAGCCCACGACCCGGCCCGACGCAGAATTGCCCAGCCGGCTGGACGGCTGGCGAATCGAGTTGTGGCAGGCGCTGACTGAATTGGACGCACAGCTAAGCGAGCTGCTGCGATTGACGCAGTCCCTGGATACCACGTCGACCGATTCCGACGTTCAGGCGCTCACCGAGCAGATCAGCGAATGGAAGAGCCTGACCGAGCAGATGGTAGACCATCCGATTCCGGACGACGTGACCGATGCGCTGATTGCCGAGCGCACCCAATTCTATGAGGAGTATCAAAAGCGACTTGACGAGATTAATAACACGGTCGCCCAGCAGGAAGCCCTGATCAAGGACGGGTTCCTGGCCCAGCGGGATCGACTCAAGGCAGATCTGGCCCGGGCCTCAACCCTCCGCGATTCGCTGCTGGCGTCGTACGAATTGGACTTGAAGGCCGCCGACTCGGAATCCCTGCGCGAGATCGTGATGGCGCGGCGGCGTGCGGCCTCGGCACGGGTCGCTGCGCTGGAGACGTCGCGCCAGGCGATCGAGCTGAAGGAGAAATCGACCCAGAAGGAGCTTGAACGCAACCGCCTGCGGGCCGAAGCGCTTCGCCCACTGGTGGCCGCGCTGCGGGAGCGCCTGGCCCGGCTCAACGAGGAAAAATCGCGATCCCAGACGGACAAACTTCGCCGGCTGCTCGACTCGGACACCATCAGCGGCACGCGGAAAGAATACATTCGCCTGCAATTGCTTTGCGCCGAGCGGCTGGGGCAGTTGCACCAGACGGTGGACCCGGACCTGTTGGAGCGGTGTTCGGAGTCGGAGGTCGCGGACCTCACGACAAACCTCACGCGCGACAAGCAATACTGGGAGCAATTCACCGATTCGCTTGCGCGACGCAGCGCCGCCGATGTCCTGTCTGCCCACATCCAGGCCAATCGCGAGGAGGAAGCAGCCAGGCGTTATCTGGGGCGGCTGCTCGCACAAATCGACCAGACGATCTCGGAGCAGCGCGCCATTGAGGACCTGGAGCGCGCCGCGCTGGAGGCGTTTGACCTGCAAGTGACGGCGTTCCGCTCGCTGGCGGCCGGCGCGACGGACGCGGAGACGATCAAGCTCAGCCAGGATGTCGGGCAACTGCGCATTGATCTTCGCAATGAGCACGAGGAGCTGCTAAGCCGGCAGCAACTCATCCTGGAGCGCTTGCGCAAGGCGCAGGATCTGGCGCGACGGCGCGTGCAGCTCTGCGAGCAGGCGGTCAGCCGATTGTACTGGTCGCACCTGATCACGCGCGGACCGCATTATTTCGACATGCGTCGCTATGACGCGCTGACAGCGGAAACAGCCGCCATGGGGGCCGGCGCGCTGGGCGCCGCGGCACGACAAGCCTGGGACTCCACGCAAGCCCAGTCCAGAACCATGCAGCGCGGCGACTGGATCGTCGTCGTGCTGTCACTGTTGGCGAACCTCCTGATGGCGCTTTGGTTGGTGCGACGGCTCCATTCGCTGCGTGCCCCCGAGCCGGCCGCTTCGCTACCGCCATCGGCCGACGCGGCTTCCGAGCCTGAACCGCTCACATTTGTCCAGCGGCTGGTTCCGCAAGTTGGACGGTTTCTCCAACGGTCCGTGCCCTGGCTGTTGCTCGGTTCGATGATCGGCACCCTCATCGTCACGCTTGGATTGACGGGGCTGCCCGCGCAAGTCGGATATGCGTTGGTTTCGCTGTGGTCGGGGCTGTGGCTTGCAAACACGATCCTGCTGATAGCGTTTTGGGCGCCCAAGACCCGCTTTCGCGTGATCCCTTGCAGCGGCGTGGTGGCGCGGCATTACCTCCGCTGGGGACGCGTACTCCTCACACTGGCCGTACTCTTTCTCGTGCCCGGCCGCATCCTATCGGCCGCGCAAATCCTCCCTACCACCGCCGCCCTGCTCAATGAGTGGTTCAAATTCTCTGCAACCATCGCATTCTTCTGCTTCCTGATTCGACGAGAAACGGTTTTGAGCGTTTGGCCGCGCAACCTGCGCGGTCGCTTTGCGGGCACACTGACGACTTTGCATGCGATCTACCCGGCGATTGTTTTGTTTGTGCTGGGATTGATCTTTTGTCGCGTTGTCGGCTACACGGCGCTGGCGGACTACCTTTCCACGGGGGCGGTCTCAACCGTGCTGCTTCTGCTCGCGGCGTCGGTCGTCTATCAATTCTTCCGCGAGACACTGATTCGCATTGCCGCGCGCATTCGCGAGACACACGACGAACTTGCCGCGACCAGTCCGGCGACTCCTACACACACTGCGCCGGCTCCGGCTCCGAACCAGGCGGAGGTCTCTCCGACACTGCCGACTGATAAGCTTCCCTCGATCATTCGCCTGCCGCTATCTATTGCCAAGTGGACACTCGCACTGACCGCGCTGGTCAGCGCGCTGACCATTTGGGGAATCCGCCCGTACGAAATCAAACGCCTGCTTGACTTCGGGCTATGGGAGCATTCCGGCCAACCGGTCACGCTCTGGCGAATCGGTGGCGCGGCGCTCGCCGTGTTCGCCGCCGTGGTCGTCTCACGCGGAATTCGACAGACCTTGCAGACGCGATTTTACCCGGCCCATCCGGGGATCGATGTCGGCGCCCAGGCTGCCATCGATACGCTCCTGCATTACGTCATCACCTTCATCGGCGTGTACGTCGGGCTGTCCACGCTGCGGCTGGACCTGGGCGCGCTGGCTGTGCTGTTCGGCGGTTTGGGTTTGGGTATCGGGCTTGGGCTTCAATCGCTCATTGTGAATTTCATCAGCGGATTGCTGATCTTGTTCGAGCGGCATATCAAGGTCGGCGACATCGTCATGCTTCAGGACAAGCAGGGCGAGGTGGTCAGCGTCAACATGCGATCAACGACGCTGCGCACCCCCGACGGGCTGTTCATGATCGTGCCGAATGGGGAGTTTATTAATCAAAAAGTCGAAAATTGGACGCTAAAACGTGACCCCATCCGGGGCCTCCTTGTGGTCGGTGTCGCGTACTCGGCCGATCCGAAGGCCGTCCGGCAGACGCTGCTGGAAATCGCTGAAGCCGAACCGCGCGTGCTCTTCGACCCCCCGCCCGAGGTGCACTTCCTTGGATTCGGCGACAGCAGTCTCAATTTTCAGATCGCGGCGTGGTATCGAACTCCCGGCGACCGCTGGTACGGCATGATTGACATGCGATACGCCATCATGAAGCGTTTCGCCGATGCGAAGATCGAGATCCCCTTCCCTCAACGCGATCTGCATGTTCGCAATGCCTACCTGGATGTGCGACTGCGACACGAGCATGGCTCCGCCGACGCGCCGATGGAGCCTCCCAAGCCACCCTCACCTTGA
- a CDS encoding Barstar (barnase inhibitor), with translation MAKRVLVIDGRRFKSLHGFCREISREVIPGAAWGRSLDAFNDILSGGFGTPEEGFVLRWKHSAISRDRLGYSATVRLWRWRWYALLLNLRFEQARHVAEKLARAKRCEGPTLFDTLVEIIRKHGPGGDEAEDGVELILD, from the coding sequence TTGGCGAAACGCGTATTGGTCATCGATGGGCGTCGATTTAAGAGCCTTCACGGCTTCTGCCGCGAGATTTCGCGCGAGGTCATCCCGGGCGCGGCATGGGGTCGCAGCCTGGACGCCTTCAATGACATCCTAAGTGGCGGTTTCGGCACGCCCGAGGAGGGATTCGTTTTGCGGTGGAAGCATTCAGCGATTTCGCGCGATCGGCTGGGCTATTCCGCAACCGTGCGACTCTGGCGGTGGCGATGGTACGCGCTTCTGCTAAATCTTCGATTTGAGCAGGCGCGACACGTCGCAGAAAAACTAGCTCGCGCCAAGCGCTGTGAAGGCCCAACACTTTTCGACACACTCGTCGAAATCATCCGGAAGCACGGACCCGGCGGCGATGAGGCCGAGGATGGCGTCGAGTTGATTCTGGATTGA
- the cobB gene encoding NAD-dependent protein deacetylase, whose protein sequence is MKESMDAVEQLAEWLRASRGAVAFTGAGISTESGIADFRSPGGLWSRHAPVMFDDFVNDPEERRRFWEIRCEMMPSFFSAIPNAGHLALAELERRGKLLGVITQNIDELHQRAGSRRVVEIHGTAMTVHCLACDKRWAAREIQIRLDGGEWDLRCDACGGLLKSRTVSFGQQMPADVVREAIQLASSGDLFIAMGSSLVVHPAAGLPVTAMQRGARVVIINRESTPLDYAAALVIRAGIGETMTAVMAQLG, encoded by the coding sequence ATGAAAGAATCGATGGATGCGGTTGAGCAATTGGCGGAGTGGCTGCGGGCCAGCCGTGGGGCGGTGGCTTTCACCGGCGCGGGGATCAGCACGGAGAGCGGCATCGCCGACTTTCGCAGTCCCGGCGGATTGTGGTCGCGTCATGCGCCGGTGATGTTCGACGATTTTGTGAATGATCCGGAGGAGCGGCGGCGGTTCTGGGAAATTCGCTGCGAGATGATGCCGTCGTTTTTCTCCGCAATCCCCAACGCCGGCCATCTCGCACTGGCGGAACTGGAACGGCGTGGCAAGCTCCTGGGCGTCATTACGCAGAACATCGACGAGTTGCATCAGCGCGCCGGCAGCCGGCGCGTCGTGGAGATACACGGCACGGCGATGACGGTGCACTGCCTGGCATGCGACAAGCGGTGGGCGGCGCGGGAGATTCAGATTCGGCTGGACGGCGGAGAGTGGGACCTGCGCTGTGATGCGTGCGGCGGGCTGCTGAAGTCGCGCACCGTATCGTTTGGTCAGCAGATGCCGGCGGACGTGGTGCGCGAAGCGATTCAATTGGCCTCAAGCGGGGATCTCTTCATCGCGATGGGATCGAGCCTCGTCGTGCATCCCGCGGCGGGGCTGCCGGTGACAGCGATGCAGCGCGGGGCACGCGTGGTGATCATCAATCGCGAGAGCACACCGCTGGACTACGCAGCGGCACTGGTGATTCGCGCCGGCATCGGTGAAACAATGACTGCGGTCATGGCGCAGTTAGGCTGA
- the hrp1_2 gene encoding Hypoxic response protein 1 → MRIMNYATRDVVTLSPGDSIDRAISVMEERGFHHLIVRADHRVAGIVSDRDILLSTGWMLAVERQADPSKPRSVIGPTLIGQIMSSPVHCVAPTLGAYEAARIFVERKIGALPIVEGDVLLGILTQTDLLCGLRDHFRMDDLADRLLESPISSLMHSRIVSTAPTSAIFEIVSIFRHHHIRHVPVVADGKLVGILSDRDVRRAIGWAHIRDMQAEAQSRVFESPVFVENIMQRDVRTVAPGDAVRDALGRMLDSRIHSLPVVQGDQLVGIVTQTDFLNAIAREFLL, encoded by the coding sequence ATGCGCATCATGAACTATGCCACGCGTGATGTCGTCACCCTCTCACCCGGCGACTCCATCGATCGCGCGATCTCGGTCATGGAAGAGCGGGGGTTTCATCATTTGATTGTGCGCGCCGACCACCGTGTCGCCGGAATCGTCAGCGACCGAGACATTTTGCTATCCACCGGCTGGATGCTCGCCGTCGAGCGCCAGGCCGACCCATCCAAGCCGCGCTCCGTGATCGGTCCGACGCTCATCGGACAGATCATGTCTTCGCCGGTGCATTGCGTGGCGCCGACGCTGGGCGCCTACGAAGCCGCCCGCATTTTTGTGGAGCGCAAGATCGGCGCGCTGCCGATCGTCGAGGGCGACGTGTTGCTGGGAATCCTCACGCAGACCGATTTGCTGTGCGGCCTGCGCGATCACTTTCGAATGGACGACCTGGCGGACAGGCTGCTTGAGTCGCCGATCTCTTCGCTGATGCACTCGCGGATCGTCAGCACCGCGCCGACAAGCGCCATCTTCGAGATCGTAAGCATTTTTCGGCATCACCACATTCGGCATGTGCCGGTCGTCGCCGACGGAAAACTCGTCGGCATCCTGTCAGACCGCGACGTGCGCCGCGCCATCGGCTGGGCACACATCCGCGACATGCAGGCCGAGGCGCAATCGCGCGTGTTTGAGTCCCCGGTCTTCGTCGAGAACATCATGCAGCGCGACGTGCGAACCGTCGCCCCCGGCGATGCGGTGCGCGACGCGCTCGGCCGGATGCTCGACTCGCGCATTCACTCCCTGCCCGTCGTGCAGGGGGATCAACTCGTGGGCATCGTGACGCAGACAGACTTTCTCAACGCCATCGCGCGGGAGTTCCTGCTCTGA